The sequence below is a genomic window from candidate division WOR-3 bacterium.
TTTGTATACTAATAATTTGTATTTTATTAGTGAGATAGAAAAAGGTGGTAACAAGACCGAAATTTCTCCTTTTTTTAGTTATTCTGGATTCTTTGATCTTGATTATTTGGGAACCTTCTCAATGATTGAATTTAATTTGGATGATATCTTTTTTGGAAATAAGATAAGTATTCAGAAGAAAATCAGTCTTCCGGAGCTTGGTAATAAAAATTTTGTATATATTGAGGGGTACAATTTTACTCCATTGACTTATGAACAGTATAGATTAAATAAACTCTCTATCGGAGATTCCATTTTAGTGAATTTTGGGAGATATTTATTATTCGTTGGGACGGAAGTCAAGTTAATGAATTTTAATTCTGATTCTATTAAAGATTACGTTAAGGGCGGATTAAACTCATATGTATCAATTCCGATGCCTTTTTTCTATCTTGTATCTAGGGGAGGAATGGGTTTAATGTTATATGAAAACGAAAAATTACCTTACCGGATGTTTTCACTTGAAATGGACTTTCCTTTAACAGAAGATTTTAATTTCTCTTTATCGGCTTTTTATTCTGTATTATCTGATCCAAAGGAATATCTTATTATAGATTCTCTTCTTTTAGACCCCTTCTTTGAGAGTGAAGGTGTTAAGAAAAATACGAATCTCACTTTTTTAATTAAAAAATCTTTTATTAAAGGAAAGTTTTATTTAGACCTGAGTTTAGATCTCTTTAGAAGAGATTTCTTTGAGATTGGTGAGATCCGACGTAAAGATTCAGGATGGCTTTTTGATTTCCAATGTAGGAGAATGCTAAGGGATAAATTTTGGTTATTTTTTGTTTTAAGTTCTATAGATAACAACTCCACCATAGAAACTTTAAATTATACAGAAAATAGCTTTGGGGTAGGAATTCAATTGATTTTTTGAAGATTTTTATTAAATTTTTATAATGAAATCAAAAATTTTAATTTTTGTTATATTGGTGGTAATAAGTGGGTTTGTTTTTACTATAGTAAGGATAACAAATAGAAATATAGAAGAGGCCTATAAAAATAGCTATAAAACAGCTTTTCAGTTATTAGCAGTGATGGCCGATAATTATTTAAAAGGCGAAAAAGAGTTAAATAAAGTAGAAATAAACAACTTGAAGGAAAAGGGATTTAAGATTCTTGAAGAATGGATAAAAGAAAAAAAAATATCTTTTCCGGAAGATATAGAGGGACTGTGGATTTTTAGAGATTCTGTGATTCTGGAAAACTTCATTAAATTTCCTGATTTAGAAGAGCCTATCCTGGATTTCTACAAAAGAGAATTAATGAATAAGCTTTATGGAACTTTATTAAATATAGGAGAGAGCTCTTTCTATTTAGTAAATATAACTCAGAAAGATTATAACATTCTTTTATTATCAAAGAAAGATTATGGAAGAGGAGAAATTTCTGAAATTTTCGATTCGCTTGTCACTTCTTCTAATCTTCTTTATTTTTCAATCCTTGATGAAAATAATTCTCCTATTCTTTACAGTTCTATTTATGAGGAATTCCTTCCTCTTAAAGGTGAAGGTCTTCATATTTTAGAAACTCCAGTTGGCAAAATTTTTCAGATTGAAGGGAGGAAGAATGGGGAGAGAATAATTGCTGGTTTTTCTATGAAACCCCTTTTAGTAGTAACTTCAATTAATATGTTTTTGCTTATATTGATAATATTAACTTTTTCTGTTTTAATTATTTTCTTTTTATACAAATTTACAAAATTTGAAAATTTTAGAATTGATAAAGAAAGAGAGATTCGTCATCTTGAGGAACTAAGTGCCCTCTCTTCAGGTTTTTCCCATGAGTTGAGGAATTCTCTTAATACTCTTTCTCTACTTGCTAAGCAAATAGAGAAAGAAGAGGGAAGGCTCCTTAAGGAAGAAGTTAAAAAAATGAATTTAGTTATGGATTCTCTAAGATTATTGACGCTTTCTAAAATTGATAAGAAAATTGTAGATCTTGAAAGTATTATTAGAGAATCAATTTCTCTTGTGAATAATAAAAAAGAAGTAGTAAAGTTTGAAATAGAGAGTTCAGGGAAATTAGTTGTGGAAGGTAATAGAGTCCTATTGGTTTCTGCTTTTTCTAATATAATAAAGAATGCACTTGAAGCAAAAGCAAGCAAGATAAAAATAATTTTAAAAAAAGCTGGAAATACTGGAAGAATCTTATTTGTGGATAATGGTAAAGGAATTGAGAAAGAGAAGATCCCTCGAGTATTTGAGCCTTTTTATTCGGATAAAAAACAAAGTGGGCTTGGTTTATATTTGACGAAGAAGATTATTGAGGCTCATGGGGGAAATATTAGGATTTCAAGTGGAAAAGAAACAATGGTTGATATTCTTTTACCTATAAATGGATAAAATAAATATTTTACTCATTGAAGATGAAGCCAATCAAAGAGAGTTATTGAGAAAGATTCTTCTTAAAGAAGGGTATTTTGTAGAAGAAGCCTCAAAAGGAGAAGAAGCAATTTCTATTTTTGGTAAAGGCTATTTTGATTTAGTTCTCCTTGATAGGAAGTTACCAGATTTATCTGGAATAGAGGTCCTAAAAAAAGTTAAAGAAATGAATCCTTTAATTCCAGTTATAATTATTACTGCTTTTGCAGAGGTCGATAATGCTGTAGAGGCAATGAAAGAAGGAGCCTTTGATTATTTAACTAAGCCTATTGATGTGGATGAACTTATTGTTGTAATAAAAAAGGCTTTGGATAATCTAAATCTTAAAAGAGAGAACTTGGAACTCAGAGAATCTTTGAAAGAAAAATTTCAATATGATAGGATAATTTATAGTTCTGGAATAATGGAAGATTTAATGTCTTTTGTTTTTAGGGCTGCCAAAAGTGATGCAAATGTTCT
It includes:
- a CDS encoding HAMP domain-containing sensor histidine kinase, producing MKSKILIFVILVVISGFVFTIVRITNRNIEEAYKNSYKTAFQLLAVMADNYLKGEKELNKVEINNLKEKGFKILEEWIKEKKISFPEDIEGLWIFRDSVILENFIKFPDLEEPILDFYKRELMNKLYGTLLNIGESSFYLVNITQKDYNILLLSKKDYGRGEISEIFDSLVTSSNLLYFSILDENNSPILYSSIYEEFLPLKGEGLHILETPVGKIFQIEGRKNGERIIAGFSMKPLLVVTSINMFLLILIILTFSVLIIFFLYKFTKFENFRIDKEREIRHLEELSALSSGFSHELRNSLNTLSLLAKQIEKEEGRLLKEEVKKMNLVMDSLRLLTLSKIDKKIVDLESIIRESISLVNNKKEVVKFEIESSGKLVVEGNRVLLVSAFSNIIKNALEAKASKIKIILKKAGNTGRILFVDNGKGIEKEKIPRVFEPFYSDKKQSGLGLYLTKKIIEAHGGNIRISSGKETMVDILLPING